A genomic region of Kiritimatiellales bacterium contains the following coding sequences:
- a CDS encoding rubrerythrin family protein, which translates to MELRGSQTEKNLMIAFAGESQARNRYNYFASIAKKEGYVQIADIFEETANQEKEHAKRLFKLMEGGPDIEITAAFPAGPVSTSTRENLLHAAAGEEHEWSEMYPAFAKVAKEEGFTLIASVFCAIIVAEKEHDKRYRQLAANIADGKVFERAEEVVWRCRNCGYLHKGMKAPLKCAACDHPQAHFELLAENW; encoded by the coding sequence AAAAATCTGATGATCGCATTCGCCGGCGAATCGCAGGCGCGTAACCGTTATAACTATTTTGCCAGCATCGCGAAAAAAGAGGGCTATGTTCAGATCGCTGATATTTTTGAAGAAACTGCCAATCAGGAAAAAGAACATGCTAAACGCCTGTTTAAGCTGATGGAGGGCGGTCCGGATATCGAAATTACTGCCGCATTCCCGGCGGGTCCGGTCAGCACCTCAACACGCGAAAATCTCCTGCATGCCGCCGCCGGCGAAGAGCATGAATGGAGCGAGATGTATCCGGCATTTGCAAAGGTTGCAAAGGAAGAGGGCTTCACCTTAATCGCTTCCGTATTCTGTGCAATCATCGTTGCCGAAAAGGAACATGATAAACGGTACCGTCAGCTCGCCGCAAACATTGCCGACGGCAAAGTGTTTGAGCGCGCAGAAGAGGTTGTGTGGCGCTGCCGTAACTGCGGCTATTTGCATAAAGGAATGAAAGCACCGCTCAAGTGCGCTGCATGTGATCATCCGCAGGCACACTTTGAGCTGCTGGCTGAAAACTGGTAG